The genomic segment TCCGGAGCTGGTGCGTCGGGCGGCGCACCCCAGTACCAAAAGCTCACTCCGGGTCGGCGTCGAGACGCTTCGGCAGCTTGACGGTAAACGTCGAGCCCTTGCCGACGACGCTCTCGACGCGAATGCGGCCGTGGTGCTGTTCGATAATCTGGCGACAGACACTCAGACCGAGGCCGGTGCCGCCGCGGCCGTACTCGTCCGGCTGCTTGGTGGTGAAAAACGGTTCGAAGATCATCCGCAACTGGTCCGGCGCGATGCCCAGGCCGGTGTCGGACACCTTGATTTCCACCGTTTCCGTGGGCACGTTTTCGCGCACCTCGATCTTGAGCCGGCCGCCCGCCGGCATGGCCTGGCGGGCGTTGAGGACCAGGTTCACGAGGATCTGTTCGATCTGCCCCGGGACCACCCAGGCCACGGGCCGGGAGTGGAACTTCGTCTCCACGTGAACGCGGTTCTTCGACATGTCCTTATCGGTGAGCGTCAGCACCTCCTCGACCAGCCGGGCGACGTCACAGTGCTGGCGGTGCGAACCGCTCTTTCGGGCGAAGCCGAGCATGCCCCCGGCGATGGCGGCGGCCCGCTGCCCGGCCTTCACGATGCGGTCGAACGCCTGCTGCTTGTCGGCCGGGTCTGGAGAGCGGGCACCGAGCTTGGCCGAGTTGATGATGGTGGTGAGGATGTTGTTGAACTCGTGAGCGATGCTAGATGCCAGTTCGCCGACACTGCTGAGCCTCTGGGCCTGAAGGAGCTGTTGCCGGAGCGCTTCGGTCTCACTCGTCGGAGCCAGAAGCTCTTCGCTGGTCATATCTGCGTCTCCCTGCACCCGACCCGAACGCCCGCACACCCGCCGGGGCTGTGCATGCCCCGCAGGGTCCGCACGCACCGCCGGCGTTGCGGCCACCGCCTCCGACCGCCACTCACATGGCCGCCGGCCCCCGGGCGATGGTCCGGCTGGGCAAGCCCGGTCCGCAAAAGTGATATCGTCCGCATCGCAGAGACCACTTCATACGAACCGCACAAACGGACCATTCGGTCGTGCAGATTGTCGGAATGCGGAATTCAGAACTGAAGAACCCGGAGCGCACGGCCGGAGCGCCAACCCTGCGCAGACTGGCAGTTGTGTGTTGTTGACTCGGGTCATCCGTCCCGAAACCCAGCAACACCCGTCGAGCCGCGACCGGCAGGGGGCGGGCAAGCCACATTGGGGCAACGGGGCCGACTCGCCCCCTGCCGGTCGCGGCACAATCACGCCCGAGGTGCCTTCGGGCCTCCTGAAACGCTTTCCGGTGCTACCGATCAGGCTTCGGTCTTTCTCACGCCGGCTTCCGCAAAGGCGGCGTTCACCTCGGCCACCGGCGGCGGAACCGTGAGAAGTTGCCGCGCGGTCCAGGTGCCCGCGTCGGGCACGAGTTCGCTCACCGCGAGATTCTGCGCGCGGCCGATCGTCACCCAATCCGCCGCGGTGCGCCCCCGGAGAAGTGACAGCAGAAGCACCTTGCACACGACGCCGTGACACACGATCACGACCCGCCCGCCCGGGTGCGCCTCAGCCACACGACGGAACGCGGGGAGCGTGCGGTCGCGGATCGCGTCGAAGGACTCCATGCCGGCGATCGCGAACCCGGTGTCGCCGGCGATCCAGCGGGCCAGCGTTTCTTCCCAAACGGAGTCGGCCTGTTCGCGCGGCTGGCGCGAGAGCGACCCCACGCGGCGTTCGTGCAGGTCCGGTTCCCGGAGGTGCGGCACGCCACAAGCGGCCGCAATCGGCGCGGCCGTTTCGACCGCACGCCGCATGGCCGACGACACAACCGCGCTCGGTCTCAGGGCCGCGAACCAGGGCACCACTGCCGCGGTCTGCCGCCGCCCGTGCGCGCCGAGTTCGACGTCCGACTCGGCCCCGTGAAAGAGCGTGGGCGCGGCCGTTTCGGCGTGCCGCACGAGCCACACGGTTTGGGCAACTTTGGCACTCGTGTGTTCGGGTCCGGTCGGCGTGCTGTCAGTCGGGGTCATACTGTTCGTTCCGTGGGGCCGGGCCGTCTCATGTTACGAACCGGCGCGGGGCACAAGGAGAACCCTCACCCGTTGTTCTTCATCGTTGTGGTTACGTGCGCCGACCAAAAGTGCCGGCCCCGGCACCCGCGCCGGGTGGGCGACCCGCCGTCCGGCGGTTACGCTGACGGGGTGCGAGAGGCGCCGCGCCACTCGCGCCATCACGTCGCCCGAATTGACGGTGGTGAATGCCTCCTGATGCCGACCAATTAGCGTTCCCCGAACTCACGCCCACAGAGTTCCGCCTGCTGCGGCCCCTCGCCGATGTCGTCACCTTTGATGACGGGGCGACGGTCTTCCGCGCCGGAACCGCCGAAGCGGATCTGTTCGTCGTCGAAGCGGGGGTGATCGAGATCCGCAACCCGGCCGACAACGACGCGCTGGTCGTCACCCACCGCGCCGGCGGATTTTCCGGTGATATCGATCTGTTGACCGGCCGACCGACGCTCGTGAGTGGCTGTGCCCGCGGCGCGACGCGCGTGTTGCGCGTCAAGCACCGGTCGATCCGCGCCCTGCTCAACCGTGTTCCCAGCTTCGGAGAGAAGCTGATTCTCGCGTTCACCCGCCGGCGCGAGTTGTTGTCGCGACAGGGGAAGCTGGGACTCACCGTACTCGGCGCCGGGTCCTGCAAGGACACGAACCTGGTCCGCGAGTTCCTGTACAAGAACTTCGTACCCTTCCGCTGGCTCGATTCCGAGACCGACGCCGGGCGCGCGGCCCTCGCCGCCCACACCCCCAACTGCCCGAAACCGGTTGTCGACTGTGGCGCCGGGACGGTGCTGTTCAACCCGAAACTCCGCGACCTCGCCAAGTGCGCGGGCATCTGGCGCCCGTGCCCCGGCGAGTTGGTGGATCTGGCGGTCGTCGGAGCCGGACCGGCCGGGATCGCGGCGGCCGTGTACGCCGCTTCTGAGGGACTCTCGACGCTGCTCCTGGACCGGCTCGGTCCCGGCGGGCAGGCCGGCGGGTCCTCGAAGATCGAGAACTTCATCGGGTTCCCGGCCGGGCTGAGCGGTGCCGATCTGGCCACGCGGGGCGTACTTCAGATGCTCAAGTTCGGCGCCCGGATGGCAGCGCCTGTTACTGTCGATCGTGTCGATGTGCCCGCTGATGCCCGCGCGCCCCGCCGCCTGCACCTCGACTGCGACACGATCGTGCAGGCGCGTGTGGTGCTGGTCGCAACGGGGGTGGGCTGGCGCAAGCTCCCGGCGGCGGGGGCCGAGCGGTTCGAGAGCGCCGGCGTCCATTACGTCTGCACCGCCGTGGAAGCCGTTCTCTACGACGAGCGCGACGTCGTTGTGGTCGGCGGCGGCAACTCGGCCGGTCAGGCGGCCATGCACCTGGCCGAGTGCTGTCGCACCCGGCAGGTTCACCTCGTGGTCCGCAGCCCGCTCGGTTCGGGCATGTCCGAATACCTGGTCAGCCGCGTGCGCGGGGCCCCCAACATCACGGTCCACGAGGGGACGGAAATCGCCGCCGTCGAGGGCGAACACCACCTGGAGAGCATCCGGCTCGCGCGCACGTCGGGGGACGGTAACCCGCAACGAATCGGGTGTTCCGGCGTGTTCGTGTTCATCGGTGCGGACCCGGCGGTCGGTTGGCTCCCTTCCGAACTCGCGCGCGACGAACACGGATACATTCTGACGGGTTCGGATGTCGTTCGGTCCGGGCACTGGCCGCTCAAGCACCGAGACCCCTGCCCGCTTGAAACGTCGCTACCGGGGGTACTTGCGGCCGGGGACGTGCGTTCCGGTTCGACGAAGCGCGTGGGATTCGCGGTGGGCGACGGCTCCCTCGCGGTGACGTGTACCCACCACCTGTTGTCCCACGGGTAGCTTTGGTGCCAGTCGCAGCAAACGCGCACGGCCCACGGCCATTTACGGACGAGGGAAGAGTCCTGGCACCTGGAGGGGGTAACCATCACCCTCCAGGTGCCAGGGCACGTTCGGCATACGTTAGATTCACTTCCTGCGGACGAGCTTCATCTGACCACACTGGGTTTCGACCGGCTTCCCGCCCGCCCAGGCCACCCCGCTGAACTCGATGTGATCGTCGTCAACGAAGGTGAGCGTGCCCTCGTGCATGTGCATGTCCTTCGCGGGATCGAGGTTCGTGCCACCGGCGAAGAGGAAGCGGATCTGGTTGGGCGGCGACTTCGGATCGGCCTTCATGCGCGGCTGGTTGCCGAGGGCGCAGTAGTGGGTCATGATCAGGTCGGCCCCGTCCCGGTGGTAGATCGACACCATCTCCTGCGGCTGGCCGGGGAACAGCGTCTCCTGAACGGCGCTGCCGGCCGCCGTGACCTTGATGACCGAGACGACCTGATCGGTCGGCTTGCCGTCCTTGTCCGCCGCGACCCAGGTGCCGGCCAGTTTCTTCAGGCGTTCCAGACCCGCGTGCGGCGCCGGTGCCGGTGTCGGGGCGGGCTTTTCTTCGCCACGGGCCGGAGCGAAGGCGACCAGCATCAGACCGCCGAGCCAGAATCGTTTCATGTCGTTCTCCGATGATGCAGGACGATGCGTACCCCTCACCGAAGTGGCGAAGTGTACTACTGTCCTCTATCGGCCGACAGGGACCGGTTCTTGACTCGCAATCTCCGCTCACCAATTGATCGATTGTCGAATAATTCGCAAGGTGGGACCAGGCTTTGCGCCGTCCCACCAGCGCAACCAATTGATGTCGAAAAAGACGCTCCCGGCCGTCCACCTTTGAGTCGAGCAGCCGGTGGGGCGGGGCAAAGCCTGGCCCCCTTGCAAAACCCGTTAGACGGTGCAACAGACAGAAGCGACACAGGCGTGCCGCCGCTCCAATGTCATTCCGCTTTCCCAACGAGTGCCGCTTCCTTCGTCGATCCGAAGCCCACGTTCCATTCGGACTCGCACCGGACCTCGTCCCCGTTGAACTTGAGCCGGAGGGTAACGGCGAACGGCGTCTCGGTGAAGCAGATCTTGGCCGTGAAGGTATCATCCGCGGTCCAGGCTCCGCTCGCGGCGATCGGCTGCTCCGGCAACCGCCCCCAGGCGGTCCGACCCTTCTGCCACTTTCCGGCACCGCATTCGATCCGCCGGTCCGCTCCGCCGATGCGCAGGAGCACTGCCAACTCCCCATCTTTTCCACCGGGTTCGAGCGTCGCCGATTCAATCTTTCCGTCGTTGGCCGGGAACATGTACCTCTTGCCCGCAACCTTGGCCGGCGTGCCCTTGCCCTCGGGGACGCGCAGGGACAGCGCTTTGAGCGTTCGCGCGAGCCTCTCGGCGGCAGCCTCATCGGCCGCGAGCGGTGCCGGTTTGAGCGCGGGGAGGAGCTTGTCCCAGATCAGGTTCAGGACCGCTTGCATGTCCCGGACACCGGCGGTGATGGCGATGACCGCGTCCTGTTCGGGGAGCACGATGCAGTACTGCCCGAACGCGCCGTCGCCCCGATAGCCCCCGTTCCGGCACCGCCAGAACTGATAGCCGTACCCCTGATCCCAGTCGCTCTTCGGGTTGCTCCCGTTCGACGTCTGTCGCGCGGTAGCCGCCTCGACCCACGCCTCCGGAACGAGTTGCTTACCGTTCCACTTCCCCTTCTGGAGGTAGAGCTGGCCGAACTTGGCGATGTCCTCGGTGCGCACGCTCAAGCCGTACCCGCCGGTCGAGATCCCCTGCGGGCTCAACTCCCAGGTCGGGTTCGCGATGCCGAGGGGCTCGAACAAGCGCGGCTTGAGGTAGTCGAGGACGGTCTGCCCGGTCGCTTTTTGAACGGCGCCCGAGAGCATGTACGTGGCGGATGTGTTGTAGAGGAAGTGCGTTCCCGGCTTGAACGGGACGGGCTGCGCCAGGAACGTCTTCGCCCACGGCTCGCTCGCCTTTCGGGCCGGTTCGGCCAGCTGACCGGTGGACATCCGGAGGAGGTCGGTCAGCCGCATCGCCTTCAGGTTCGCGGACGGCTCGGCCGGGGCGTCATCGGGGAAGAACTTCAGCACCGGATCGTCCACGCTCAGTTTGCCCTCGGCCGCCGCCAGTCCGACGGCCGTGGAGGTGAAGCTTTTGCTGAGCGAGAACAGCATGTGCGGGGTTTCGGCCGCATACGGCGCCCACCAGCCCTCACTGATCACGTGCCCGTGGCGCACGAGCATGAAGCTGTGGAGCGCGTCGATGTCTTTGTCGGCCGCCTCGACGAACGCGCGGACCGCCTGGGACGAAACGCCCTGCGCCTCGGGAGCGCTGCGCGGCAGGTCCGCGCCGACCGCGTCCGGCGCGGCCAGGACGAGGAGGGCGACAACGGAGAGGGGTCTCATGCTGTGACCTCGGAAATGGGGAGGGGAAGAACGATCCGTTCGGCCGTACGGACACACGAGCGGCCGGTCGACTCACGACAGAACCATCACGCCCGATAGCAGTATTCACTCTTCGTTTTGGTTGATGTGGGGCCGCGCCGCAAGAGACTTCATGCCAGGATTTCGTTCACCACCCGGCCGCTCACATCGGTGAGGCGGAAGTCGCGACCGCTGTACCGGTACGTCAGTTTCTCGTGGTCCAGCCCGAGCAGGTGGAGGATGGTGGCGTGTAGGTCGTGAACGGCGACCCGCCCCTCCGTCGCCTTGAACCCGAACTCGTCGGTCGCGCCGTAAGCCATGCCGCCCTTCACCCCGCCACCGGCCAGCCACACGCTGAAACCGTAGTGGTTGTGGTCGCGCCCGTCCCCGCCCTCCGACACCGGCGTGCGGCCGAACTCCCCGCCCCAGACGACCAGCGTCTCGTCCAGAAGCCCGCGCTGGCGGAGGTCGCGCAACAGAGCCGCGATCGGGCGGTCGATCTCTCCGCACTTCTTCTTGAGTTCATCGTTGATGCGGGCGTGGTGGTCCCAACCGCCCAGGGACAGTTGCACGAACCGGACGCCGCGCTCAATCAACCGCCGCGCCAGGAGGCACCCGCGGGCGAACTCACCGGCCCCGTATGACTCACGGACCCGCACCGGTTCGCGGCGGATGTCGAACGCCGCGCCGGCGGCGGACTGCATCCGGAACGCCGTCTCCATTGCCTTGATGCGCGCTTCCAGTTGAGGATCGTGGCCGTTCACCGCGGCGTGGGACGCGTTCAGGGCCTGGAGCGCGTCGAGTTGCTTGCGCTGTTCGTCGGGGCCGACGGCCGAATTGCGGAGGTGCCGGATCATCTTCTCCGGATCGGTTTCCGCCGAGGACACCCGGGTGGCCTGGAACTGTCCGGGCAGATACCCGCTGCGCTCGAACGCGGTCTGACCGAATCCGCTCCCGAGGGAGACGAAACCGGGCAGGTCCGCGTTCTCCGAGCCGAGCCCGTAAGACACCCACGCCCCGACACCGGGGTGAACGGCATCGATCCGACCGGTCGCCAGGTAGTTCGCGGCCGGCGAATGGTTCGGGTTGGTCGCGTGAACGGCCCGGAGGACGCACAAGTCATCGGCACACGAGCGGATGTTCGGCAGCAGGTCACTGACCGGAAGCCCGGACTTCCCGCCCGGTCGGAACTTGAACGGGGACGGGAGCAGCCCGCCGGTGACCCGTTCGGTCCGCAGATCGGCGCCGCCGGGCCGCTGTCCGGCGTGCTTGTCGAGGGCCGGCTTGGGATCGAACGTGTCGAGGTGCGACGGCCCTCCGGCCATGAATAGGAAAATAACCCGCTTGGCCCGCGGGGCGAAGTGCGGCTTGAGGGTGGTTGCGGCCGGCGCCTGACTCGGCTCGACGGCCCGCAGGTAGCTCGCCAGCCCGAGCGTGCCCACCGTACCGCCCAGGTTGCGGAGGAACGCCCGACGGGTCGGGCCGAAAGGGTCGGCATCGGTGCGGGTCATCAGAACCTCGGAACACGCTCTGGTCGTCGTGAAATCGGGGCCCGGGGGTCCAAGGCATGCGCGGAGAAATAATGTCCCGCTTGCTCGCGTTGTGGTGCAGGCGTCCCGCCTGCTTCGACACAGGCAGCAGGCGTCCGCCTGCACCACAAGAAAAGCAACTGGTCGATCACCGTCCCACTTCTGCCTAAGAATCCACGCGGGCTAATTCAGATACAGGAACTCGTTGCTCGTGAGCAGCGTTTGGGCGAGCAGTTCCCACGCGGGCGGGTCGCCATCGCGCCCCGGGCGGATGAGTTGCCGCATTGCCTCTCGTTCGCTGCCGGTCGGATCGCGAAGAAGGACCTTGCGGAACAGTGCCCGCGTTCCTTCCTCATCCGATTTCCCGGCCGCGGTGCTTTTGGCCAGCGCCCCCGCCGCACGACGGACGAACGGGCTGTTGAGAAAATACAGCTGCTGCACGGGGGTCGTCGTGGGCTCTCGCTTCTCGCCGTGCGACTTCGGGTCCGGCAAGTCGAACAGGCCGTGAATGTCGGACGGGCGCTCGCGGCTCACCTTGCCGTACACGGTTCTCCGGACGCTCCGGACGCTGTCCAGGTCGTCCGACGGGCCGCCACCGGTCAGGTTGAGCTGCCCGCTCACCTGGAGCATGGCGTCCCGCCACGCTTCCAGTTCCAGGCGCCGCCGCGGGGCGCGCCACAGCCAGCGGTCGTCCGGGTCCGCGGCGGCCGATTTCTCGTCGTGGCGGCTCGCCTGCCGGTACGCGGACGAAAGAACCAGTTCGCGGACCAGCCACTTCACCGACCAGCCGTTCGCGACGAACCGGGCCGCGAGATCGTCGAGCAACTCGGGGTGGGTCGGGCGGTTGCCGAGCGCCCCGAAGTTGCTCGGGGTGGTCACGAGGGGCCGACCGAAAACCCATCCCCACGTCCGGTTCACGAACACGCGCGCGGTCAACCCGGCCGCCCGGGTGACGATCGCGTCGGCGAGTTCTCGCCTGCCGCTCCCGGTCTTGAACGGCTGTGAGTCCTTCGCTGAGAGCAGTTCCAGAAAGCGCCGCGGGACGATCGGCCCCGGTCGGGCCGGGTTGCCTCGTATGAAGACCGGGAGGTCGCGGTAACGACCGGGCTGGTAATCAATCGTGGTCCAGGCCGGGTCGTCGCCGTTGACCCACGTTCCGGCGTCCCGAACCACGTTCACGGCCGGTCCGGTGTCCAGGGCTTTTTCCCGCTTCTTGAGATCGGCGACCCGCGCCTCCAGGGTCTTGATTTGTTGCTCGAGCGGGGCCAGATCTTTCTTCTCTTTAAGTGCGGTCGCGCGCAGCTCTTTGGCGTAATTGAGCCGCATCGAGGTGTCGAGCACGTCGCGCCGAACGGCGGTCATGGCGTCCTCGTCGGCGTCGGCGTCGGACTTCAACGGCCGCTCGGCCAGTTGGGTGTTCGCCATCACGCCCGCGAGGGCGTAGTAATCGCGCGTCGTGATCGGATCGAACTTGTGGTCGTGGCACCGCGCGCACGCGACCGTCAGGCCGAGGAACCCGCGGGTGATCGCGTCCACCCGCTCGTCCCACTCGTCGGCCACGATCTCCGCAACCACTTCCTTGGGGAGCTTCGGCTCCTTGTGGTAGACCGGCGAGAGCCCGAGGAACCCGAGCGCCGCGTAGTCGGCCGGTGCCGTCCCCGGCATCAGGTCGGCCGCGAGCTGGAGACGAACAAACCGATCGAACGGGACGTCGGCGTTGAACGCGCCGATCACCCAGTCGCGGTAACGGAACGGGAACCGCGGCGGTTTGCACGTCGATTCGCCGGTGGGATTGTCCTCGGCGTACCGGGCCACATCGAGCCAGTGGCGCGCCCACTTCTCCCCGAACCGCGGCGAGGCAAGGAGTTCGTCCACCAGTCGCTCGTAAGCGTCGGGCCGGGTGTCGGCAACGAACGCCTCGACTTGCTCGAACGTGGGCGGGAGTCCGACGAGATCGTAGGAGACGCGCCGAATCAGCGCTCGTCGGTCCGCAGCGGGTGCGGGAGCGAGTTTCAACTCGTCGAGCTTCTTCAGGACGAAGAAGTCGGCCTTCCGAGCGGGCCATTTCGGGTCGGAAACGCCGGGGAGCGGGTGTTCGGTGAGGGGCTTGAATGACCAGAACGGGCCAGTGGCGTTCTCGGGTCGTGTCTCGGCTTTCGTGGCCGGCAGCGGCGATCCCATCTTGATCCACCGCCGCAGGTCGGCGACCGCGGCGTCCGATAGCTTGCCCTTCGGCGGCATCGCGGGAACGTCGGGGGCGTGTTCGACGACCCGTAGCAACAGACTGTCCTCGCCTTTCTCCTTGATCGCGGGTCCGGAGTCACCGCCCTTGCGGATGGCCTCCCTGGTGTCCAGTTGCAGGCCGCCCTTGGATTTTTTCGCACCGACCGAATGGCACGAATAACAATGCTCAACGAGAACCGGCCGTACCTTCTTCTCGAAGAAGTCGGTCCCCTCGTCGGCACGGGCACCCGACGGAAACGCGATAGCGAGCAGCAAAGCCGTGGCGAGCCACGGGCGGCGGGTCGGAATGTGATCGGAGTGCATGACCGTCGGTGGGGGGAAGTCGCGGGCAGCAACGATCCCAGTATAGAGTACACTCGATGCGCGTGATAGCCCCTATTCCCGCGATCGCAATCACAGCCCTGAGAAGATTGGTTCGCCATCTCGTTGGTGTGATGAACGCCTCGCAAATCGAGAGTGCGCGGGCTACGTCGCGCGCGAACCTGCTTCGTAATGCAGTGTCCGGTTGACGGGCAAACGTCCTCCTCGTGAGCGTCTCCGATGGAACCCACACGCTCGTCCGATGCGGCCCCGAACGTCCCAACGGGTGCGAACCCCGGTTACGCCCTCGGCCAACTCGCGCGAGCCCTGACCGCGATCGAATCGCAAACGGACGGCAACGTCCTTGCGAGAGCCGTGCGCAAGGTTGAAAGATGGACTCAAGTAATTCGGGGCCTGCTCACCGGATCGCTGCGCCCCGGCTCGCGGGTGCCCGTCGCCGGCGCCCCAGCCTGGGCGACACTCGAAGTGGTGACTGGCGGCTTCGCGACCGGCGCGCTACTGGCCGCCGGACCACTTCAATCACACGAACGGGAGCTCCTCACCCGGCTCCCGAGCGTCGAGCCCGGCACCGAACGGGCCGCTCTGAATGCCTATTTTTTGAGTGAAGCGGGACTCGCCGAACTGGGACGGATGCTCGCGAGCGGCGGTTACCGCGTCAACGTGCCCGAAGAGGGCGCCCTGCTCGTGGTCGCGTGGCTCGTGACTCACGGCCACGCCGCACGCGCTCGCACACTGCTCGAAGAGATCGGCCCCCATTTCTCACAGTTGCGCTTCTATCCCGTTCCGGAGGAATACCCCCCGACGTTCGGCGCGGTCACGCACCTTCAAGACGTCGGTGCCACAGTCGCGCAGTTAGAATCGATCCAGCCGAACCAGCGCGTCGAGCGACAGAGAGAGGCCGTTGGCGTGTGGCAACCACTTTACGACCGCGTGGTGGCCCTGTTCGCGGAAACGGTCGAAGGCCCGCTCCCCACACTGTACGTCTCGCCGGACGGAAAGACCCGTGTCGAAGGCGGGTGGCCGTGCCAGCAGTACGCCGCCGGGTGGCCGGAGCGCGCCCGTGCCGTGCTCGCCGACTTCAAGCGACTGCGAGCCGTACACACGCTGTGCAAAGGACCGGACTCGCGGAAAGACGGCTTCGCCACACTGCGCCGGTATCTGGAACAGTGTGTCGAACGCCCGGAGAGCTTGAGCGGGCGCGATGTGGGCCGGATCCGTGCGGTCCTCGCCGGGCTTATCACTCGCCGCGGGGCGCCCGGTTCGGAGCGGACGGCGGAACGGAGCGTCCTCCAGGCGCGGCAAACATCTGCGCCGGGCCGCCACCTCCTGGCACGTATCCTGGTGGGGCGGCTGGCCCGCGTGCCTCACGAAGAGGGTCTTGCATCTCTTGATGAGGCCCTCGCTCCGGTGCGAGAAGACGAGGCGCGCGCGTTGGCCGTTCCCGTCGGCACCGCGATTCCGCCGGGCTTGGCACGAAGGGTCCGACGGGCGCTCGACGCGCCGCTCTCCTTTTTGGTTGAGGAGGGTATCATCCCGTCGGCGGAGACATTGGCTCGTGTTGTCCCGCAGATTACGGCGCAAGTGCGCGCCACGGGTCTCGAGACTCCAGAACTGCGCCGGTTGTACGCGGCCGTGTACGCCGCGTTCCGGCGCCGGCGCTCGCTGCTGCTCTTGAACCTTCAGAGCCAAGTGAAGCTGGACGAATTGCCGTGGGTCCGCGCTGTCAACGGCTTCCGTACGGAGGGCGACGATACCCGCCTTCCGGCGCGGCTGGTGCTCGAGGAACTGACGATCGCGGCGCTCACGGGGTTTCCGCAGCAGATCCTCCCGAACAAGTTGTTACAAGAAATCCGCGCGCTGACCACGGGAGCCGGGTTGAACGTCCCGATCGTGGACGAGGTCGCTGCGGACATCTTCATGGGCACCTTTTCGGAGAAGTTCCTCCGCGCCGCACAGGCCGCGGCCGAAGTGCTGGACGGGACGCTGTACGAGCGCTACTACGGCATCTCGTTCGACCAGATCCGAGCAATCGATGACGTGACACCGTCAGGGTGGGGCGCCCCGGTCTCGCCGGCGTTCGCGGCACTCTGCGTCGAACGGGCGGGACCGAGCGGGCCGGGGAGCGCGGTCGCCCGTAACGGAACCATCATCGAACAGGAGCAGGTCCTCACCACGCACAACCTGGCGCCGCTCTTCGCCGCGCTCGAGCTGGGCGAGAGATTGCGCGCACATTTGGAAGCGCTGGCATCGCGCGCGTTCGATTGGATCTGCCGGCGCCTCCGGCAGACAAGGGGCTACGG from the Frigoriglobus tundricola genome contains:
- a CDS encoding sensor histidine kinase, with the protein product MTSEELLAPTSETEALRQQLLQAQRLSSVGELASSIAHEFNNILTTIINSAKLGARSPDPADKQQAFDRIVKAGQRAAAIAGGMLGFARKSGSHRQHCDVARLVEEVLTLTDKDMSKNRVHVETKFHSRPVAWVVPGQIEQILVNLVLNARQAMPAGGRLKIEVRENVPTETVEIKVSDTGLGIAPDQLRMIFEPFFTTKQPDEYGRGGTGLGLSVCRQIIEQHHGRIRVESVVGKGSTFTVKLPKRLDADPE
- a CDS encoding histidine phosphatase family protein, giving the protein MTPTDSTPTGPEHTSAKVAQTVWLVRHAETAAPTLFHGAESDVELGAHGRRQTAAVVPWFAALRPSAVVSSAMRRAVETAAPIAAACGVPHLREPDLHERRVGSLSRQPREQADSVWEETLARWIAGDTGFAIAGMESFDAIRDRTLPAFRRVAEAHPGGRVVIVCHGVVCKVLLLSLLRGRTAADWVTIGRAQNLAVSELVPDAGTWTARQLLTVPPPVAEVNAAFAEAGVRKTEA
- a CDS encoding FAD-dependent oxidoreductase; its protein translation is MPPDADQLAFPELTPTEFRLLRPLADVVTFDDGATVFRAGTAEADLFVVEAGVIEIRNPADNDALVVTHRAGGFSGDIDLLTGRPTLVSGCARGATRVLRVKHRSIRALLNRVPSFGEKLILAFTRRRELLSRQGKLGLTVLGAGSCKDTNLVREFLYKNFVPFRWLDSETDAGRAALAAHTPNCPKPVVDCGAGTVLFNPKLRDLAKCAGIWRPCPGELVDLAVVGAGPAGIAAAVYAASEGLSTLLLDRLGPGGQAGGSSKIENFIGFPAGLSGADLATRGVLQMLKFGARMAAPVTVDRVDVPADARAPRRLHLDCDTIVQARVVLVATGVGWRKLPAAGAERFESAGVHYVCTAVEAVLYDERDVVVVGGGNSAGQAAMHLAECCRTRQVHLVVRSPLGSGMSEYLVSRVRGAPNITVHEGTEIAAVEGEHHLESIRLARTSGDGNPQRIGCSGVFVFIGADPAVGWLPSELARDEHGYILTGSDVVRSGHWPLKHRDPCPLETSLPGVLAAGDVRSGSTKRVGFAVGDGSLAVTCTHHLLSHG
- a CDS encoding serine hydrolase domain-containing protein is translated as MRPLSVVALLVLAAPDAVGADLPRSAPEAQGVSSQAVRAFVEAADKDIDALHSFMLVRHGHVISEGWWAPYAAETPHMLFSLSKSFTSTAVGLAAAEGKLSVDDPVLKFFPDDAPAEPSANLKAMRLTDLLRMSTGQLAEPARKASEPWAKTFLAQPVPFKPGTHFLYNTSATYMLSGAVQKATGQTVLDYLKPRLFEPLGIANPTWELSPQGISTGGYGLSVRTEDIAKFGQLYLQKGKWNGKQLVPEAWVEAATARQTSNGSNPKSDWDQGYGYQFWRCRNGGYRGDGAFGQYCIVLPEQDAVIAITAGVRDMQAVLNLIWDKLLPALKPAPLAADEAAAERLARTLKALSLRVPEGKGTPAKVAGKRYMFPANDGKIESATLEPGGKDGELAVLLRIGGADRRIECGAGKWQKGRTAWGRLPEQPIAASGAWTADDTFTAKICFTETPFAVTLRLKFNGDEVRCESEWNVGFGSTKEAALVGKAE
- a CDS encoding DUF1501 domain-containing protein, encoding MTRTDADPFGPTRRAFLRNLGGTVGTLGLASYLRAVEPSQAPAATTLKPHFAPRAKRVIFLFMAGGPSHLDTFDPKPALDKHAGQRPGGADLRTERVTGGLLPSPFKFRPGGKSGLPVSDLLPNIRSCADDLCVLRAVHATNPNHSPAANYLATGRIDAVHPGVGAWVSYGLGSENADLPGFVSLGSGFGQTAFERSGYLPGQFQATRVSSAETDPEKMIRHLRNSAVGPDEQRKQLDALQALNASHAAVNGHDPQLEARIKAMETAFRMQSAAGAAFDIRREPVRVRESYGAGEFARGCLLARRLIERGVRFVQLSLGGWDHHARINDELKKKCGEIDRPIAALLRDLRQRGLLDETLVVWGGEFGRTPVSEGGDGRDHNHYGFSVWLAGGGVKGGMAYGATDEFGFKATEGRVAVHDLHATILHLLGLDHEKLTYRYSGRDFRLTDVSGRVVNEILA
- a CDS encoding PSD1 and planctomycete cytochrome C domain-containing protein — its product is MHSDHIPTRRPWLATALLLAIAFPSGARADEGTDFFEKKVRPVLVEHCYSCHSVGAKKSKGGLQLDTREAIRKGGDSGPAIKEKGEDSLLLRVVEHAPDVPAMPPKGKLSDAAVADLRRWIKMGSPLPATKAETRPENATGPFWSFKPLTEHPLPGVSDPKWPARKADFFVLKKLDELKLAPAPAADRRALIRRVSYDLVGLPPTFEQVEAFVADTRPDAYERLVDELLASPRFGEKWARHWLDVARYAEDNPTGESTCKPPRFPFRYRDWVIGAFNADVPFDRFVRLQLAADLMPGTAPADYAALGFLGLSPVYHKEPKLPKEVVAEIVADEWDERVDAITRGFLGLTVACARCHDHKFDPITTRDYYALAGVMANTQLAERPLKSDADADEDAMTAVRRDVLDTSMRLNYAKELRATALKEKKDLAPLEQQIKTLEARVADLKKREKALDTGPAVNVVRDAGTWVNGDDPAWTTIDYQPGRYRDLPVFIRGNPARPGPIVPRRFLELLSAKDSQPFKTGSGRRELADAIVTRAAGLTARVFVNRTWGWVFGRPLVTTPSNFGALGNRPTHPELLDDLAARFVANGWSVKWLVRELVLSSAYRQASRHDEKSAAADPDDRWLWRAPRRRLELEAWRDAMLQVSGQLNLTGGGPSDDLDSVRSVRRTVYGKVSRERPSDIHGLFDLPDPKSHGEKREPTTTPVQQLYFLNSPFVRRAAGALAKSTAAGKSDEEGTRALFRKVLLRDPTGSEREAMRQLIRPGRDGDPPAWELLAQTLLTSNEFLYLN